The Chitinophaga sp. H8 region AAGCTTGTCTGGATGCATTCCGGAGCATGCAGCCGGGAATGGGGCCTATGCAATACCTGTCGTCCAATCACCGGGCTACTTTTCCTGTGGCAGAGGTAAAGGCCGGTAATGCGGCTTTGGCTCAACAGGCCGGATTACCTGTTACCACCAGCCGGACGGCTTTATTAAGTATGATTGCTGCTAAAGCTGCCTGGGAAAGCACGGGATTAGGAGACATATCCCAATACCGGGCGGGTTTTGTTTCCGGCAACACGGTAGGGGGAATGGATAAAACAGAAGATTTTTTCCGTGCTTACCTGCCCGACCATCATAAAGGTCATCTCCGGGAGGTAGTACAGCATGAATGCGGTACCGTTACAGAACTGGTGGCAGATGCCCTGGGAGTAAAGCACCAGGTGACTACCATCAGCACGGCCTGTTCTTCGGGAGCTAATGCGCTGATGTACGGATCACGGCTGATACGTAATAACCTGGCAGATGTAGTAATAGCCGGAGGAGCTGATTCCCTGACCCGTTTTACCCTTAATGGGTTCAACACCCTGATGATCCTGGATACACAGCCTTGCCGGCCTTTTGATGATACCAGAACAGGGCTGAATCTGGGTGAAGGAGCTGGTTATGTAGTCCTGGTATCAGATAAAGTAGCCGGGCAGTTGCCACAGGCACCCTGGTGCCGTCTGAGTGGCTATGCCAATGCCAATGACGCTTATCATCAGACGGCTTCTTCGCCGGACGGTACCGGCAATTACCTGGCAATGAAAGGAGCGTTGGAAATGAGTGGATTGCGGCCTGCCGATATCGCTTATATCAACTTACATGGTACCGGCACACAAAATAACGATGTATCCGAAGGAATTGCTATTCAGCGGTTGTTTAACGGAAACATCCCGGCATTAAGCTCCACCAAATCCTTTACCGGACATACCCTGGGTGCCAGCGGAGGAATAGAAGCCGTGTTTTCAGCACTGGCAGTGAAGGAGGGAATTATTTATCCCAATGCACATTTTACCACACCCATGAAAGAGTTTTCCATTACACCGGCTACCACCTTTTCGAGTGGCAATAAACTGCCGCATGTAATGTCCAATTCATTTGGTTTCGGGGGAAATTGTTCGAGTGTGGTATTTTCGAGCTTTTAGCTGTTGGCAGTTAGCTTTTAGCTTTACTAAGCGGAAAGCTAAAAGAATAGCAAAACAGCATCAAAGACAATCATAAAGGCACCAATTAAAACAACAAAGCCATAGCTAACAGCTAAAGGCTAAAAGCTAACAGCTAAAAATGAAGATCTACATACAAGGCACGGGATGTATATCGCCGCAGGAAACTGCGGTGGAAGGTGCATTGTTGCCTGCTATCAGGGCTTATGAAGGCACACGCTTAAGTACCGTAGATCCGGATTATAAGCAGTGGATAGACATCAAACAGATACGCCGGATGAGCCGGGTGGTTAAAATGGGCGTAGGCGCGGCTAAGCTGAGTTTGCAGGAAGCAGGGGTGGAAATGCCGGATGCTATTATCACCGGTACGGCCTATGGTTGCCTGGATGATACCGGCGTGTTTTTGACCAAGCTGGTGAACCAACAGGAGGAAATGCTGACACCCACTTCTTTTATACAGTCTACCCACAATACGGTAGGAGGACAGATAGCCTTGTTACTGGGGTGTAATGCTTACAACAATACTTTTGTACACAAGGGTTTTTCTTTTGAAAGCGCTTTGCTGGATGCCATCATGCTGTTACGGGAGAACACAGCACAACGCATACTGGTGGGCGGTTTGGATGAAATAACCACGCATAGTCATACCATTTTATCACGGTTTGGTCTTTACCGAACCGGGCCGGTGATGAATACTACTTTATTGCAACAGCCTGCCAACGGCACTATTGCCGGAGAAGGAGCTGCTTTTTTTACACTGGGTACCACAAAAGGAGCCCATACTGCCGCTGAGATAACAGGTTTAAGAACACTGTATAAGCCGGCATCTCCTGCAGCACTATGGCAGGAAGTGGAGCGCTTCCTGGATGAACAGGAAGTGACAGCCGCAGCTATTGACCTGGTGATTACCGGAAGGAATGGAGATACAGCGACAGACCAGGGCTTTACAGCAATGGAAACGAGCCTGTTTGCCGGAAAACCGGTGGCTACATTTAAACAATTGTGTGGAGAATACCCTACTGCATCCGCTTTTGCTTTGTGGTTGGGTAATAAGATCCTGCAAACGCAGGAAGTCCCTGCCGGAGTATTGTTTGCAGGTACTGTTCCCACAAGAATTAACAGGATTTTGATCTGCAATCAGCACCAGGATACCCATCATTCCCTAATTTTATTGACGGTATGCTGACTTACCGGACCACAAATATGATAGCTGGCGGTTTACTGTCGGGGTTACTGCTGTTGCAGATAGCAGGATACCGGGTACACTGGAGCTGGTTTGCCGGGTTGATAGTAGCTTATATCGCTATTGCTGCCTGGGGATCCTGCCGGATAGCAGCCGGATTTTACCTGCCTGTTACCTGTGCCGTTACTACTGACGAAAAGGTGGTAGCTTTATCTTTTGACGATGGCCCGCATCCGCAGCATACCCCGCAGTTATTAGATCTGCTGCGTGAACAGCAGGTGCCTGCCACATTTTTTTGTATTGGAAGAAATATCCGGGGAAATGAGGAGTTGCTCCGGCGGATAATAGCCGAAGGGCATTTGATTGGTAATCACACCTGGTCGCATCATTTTTGGTTTGACATGTTTACTTCCGGACGCATGCTGGCAGATATGCAGCAGATGGATGCGGAGGTAAAGGAGGTGTCGGGGAAAAAACCATTATTGTTCCGGCCGCCTTATGGGGTTACCAATCCGGCATTGCGGAAGGCTATACAGGAAGGAGGATATTTTCCACTAGGGTGGAGTATCCGCTCACTGGACACAGTGATAAAAGATAAAGCGCAGTTGCTGGCGAGGGTGGTAAAACAATTACATCCGGGGGCAGTGATCCTGTTGCATGATACCAGTGAGGCTACCATACAGATATTACCGGAGCTAATAGCGTATATCCGTCAGGAAGGATATACGATCAAACATATAGATGATCTGTTAAAGATACCTGCTTATGCGTAAATGGATAATGATGATGGGGGGATGCCTGCTTAGTATGGCACTATGGGCACAAACGGGGTTTAAAGTGGTAGCTGATCCTGCCGCTTTCAAACAGCAGTTTGCCAAAGTGTCACAGCAAACCCAGAGCCTGCAGAGCGATTTTGTGCAGGAAAAAAACCTGAGCATGTTGTCGGATAAGATTGTATCCAAAGGAAAGTTTTGGTTTAAAAGAGAGAATAAAGTGCGTATGGAGTACCAGCAGCCTTCTTACTATTTACTGGTGATGAATGGCAAGGATATCAAAACAAAAGACACACAAAAGGAAAACCGGGTTTCAGCTAAATCCAATAAACTGTTTGAGCAGATCAATAAAATCATGATAGACTGTGTACAGGGAAATGTGTTGGATAATGAAGCTTTCCAGGCACAGGTAATGGAAAATGCACAGTATTATCAGCTGGAGTTGAAACCGGTTAATAAGGCATTGGCTGCTTTTTTTAAAACGATTCATTTGCTGGTGAGCAAGCAGGATTATGCTGTGGTAAAAATAACTATGCATGAAATAACCGGTGACGACACCGCGATCAGCTTTGTGAATAAGCAGGTGAATGTAAATATTCCGGATGCGGTATTTAGTATTAAATAGTTTACTGGCTATATGTCTGTTGTGTGGCTGCAGATCTACTTACCGCAGCCTGCAGCGTGCCGAAGGAGAGGTAGCTTGTGTACGCCAGTTCCGGCCTGCATTTACCAATACTTTATATAGCACACAGGTAAATGTGCTTAAACATCATTTAAGCGGATTATTGTTTTTCAAACAAATGGAAGACAGTAGCTTACGGGTAGTGTTTGCGAATGAAATGGGATTCAAATTCTTTGATTTTGAGTTTGATAAAAAAGGGGTGTTTACCAAGCATTACCTATTGCCTAAAATGGATAA contains the following coding sequences:
- a CDS encoding beta-ketoacyl-[acyl-carrier-protein] synthase family protein; this translates as MSEQVWVAGGGVICGIGLQLEACLDAFRSMQPGMGPMQYLSSNHRATFPVAEVKAGNAALAQQAGLPVTTSRTALLSMIAAKAAWESTGLGDISQYRAGFVSGNTVGGMDKTEDFFRAYLPDHHKGHLREVVQHECGTVTELVADALGVKHQVTTISTACSSGANALMYGSRLIRNNLADVVIAGGADSLTRFTLNGFNTLMILDTQPCRPFDDTRTGLNLGEGAGYVVLVSDKVAGQLPQAPWCRLSGYANANDAYHQTASSPDGTGNYLAMKGALEMSGLRPADIAYINLHGTGTQNNDVSEGIAIQRLFNGNIPALSSTKSFTGHTLGASGGIEAVFSALAVKEGIIYPNAHFTTPMKEFSITPATTFSSGNKLPHVMSNSFGFGGNCSSVVFSSF
- a CDS encoding beta-ketoacyl synthase chain length factor; translation: MKIYIQGTGCISPQETAVEGALLPAIRAYEGTRLSTVDPDYKQWIDIKQIRRMSRVVKMGVGAAKLSLQEAGVEMPDAIITGTAYGCLDDTGVFLTKLVNQQEEMLTPTSFIQSTHNTVGGQIALLLGCNAYNNTFVHKGFSFESALLDAIMLLRENTAQRILVGGLDEITTHSHTILSRFGLYRTGPVMNTTLLQQPANGTIAGEGAAFFTLGTTKGAHTAAEITGLRTLYKPASPAALWQEVERFLDEQEVTAAAIDLVITGRNGDTATDQGFTAMETSLFAGKPVATFKQLCGEYPTASAFALWLGNKILQTQEVPAGVLFAGTVPTRINRILICNQHQDTHHSLILLTVC
- a CDS encoding polysaccharide deacetylase family protein is translated as MLTYRTTNMIAGGLLSGLLLLQIAGYRVHWSWFAGLIVAYIAIAAWGSCRIAAGFYLPVTCAVTTDEKVVALSFDDGPHPQHTPQLLDLLREQQVPATFFCIGRNIRGNEELLRRIIAEGHLIGNHTWSHHFWFDMFTSGRMLADMQQMDAEVKEVSGKKPLLFRPPYGVTNPALRKAIQEGGYFPLGWSIRSLDTVIKDKAQLLARVVKQLHPGAVILLHDTSEATIQILPELIAYIRQEGYTIKHIDDLLKIPAYA
- a CDS encoding outer membrane lipoprotein carrier protein LolA, coding for MRKWIMMMGGCLLSMALWAQTGFKVVADPAAFKQQFAKVSQQTQSLQSDFVQEKNLSMLSDKIVSKGKFWFKRENKVRMEYQQPSYYLLVMNGKDIKTKDTQKENRVSAKSNKLFEQINKIMIDCVQGNVLDNEAFQAQVMENAQYYQLELKPVNKALAAFFKTIHLLVSKQDYAVVKITMHEITGDDTAISFVNKQVNVNIPDAVFSIK